The genomic interval GAAAGCACGCGGTTGTTCAGTTCAATCCAGGGGTCCATTCTGTTCTCCTTTCCGCTGTCGCGGGGCCGGGGTGAGGCGCAGTGTGGTCGGCCAGCCACTGCCGGACCTGCGCCCGGTCGGCGGCGCTGCCGGCCTTGTTGAGACGCGCGACGAGCGGCACCCCGTAGGCTTTGGCGATCCGGTCTCCGGCCCGCCCGAAGTTCACGCCCCAGTGGTAGCTGCCGCTGGCCACCACGCCGCGCAGGCCCGCAGAATGCGCGCGCAGGAACACGGCCGTCGTGTCCGGCACCTGCCCCTGCCCGAAGGTGTAGGTCAGCAGCAGGTACGCCTGGCCGGGAGCGGGGGGCGGGTCGGTGACGCTCTGGACGTGCAGGCCCCCTGCTTCGCGGGCGACCGCCTGGGCAAAGCGGCGGACATTCCCGGTCAGGGAGTCAAAGACCAGCAGCATCGGGGGTCTCCAGGGGCGGCGCGGGTACTGTGCGCCCGGCGGCGTCCAGGGCGACCAGGGTGAAGGCGCCGGCGCAGGCGGGTTCGCGCGCGTCGCTGTACAGGTCCTCGCGGAACACGTCCACCTGCACGGTCATGCTGGTGCGGCCGGTGCGCGTCACGCGGGCCACGGGTTCCACGAGCGACCCCTGTGGAATGGGGTGGCGGCAGGCCATCGCGTCGGGGTGCCGCGTGACGGCCTTGCGGCGGCCGGAGCGGGTGGCCGCAATGAACGCTGCCGAGGCCATCAGGGACAGGGCCTCATCGCCGAACAGGAGGCCGTGGTGGTTGGTGTGCGCCGGAAAAACCGTGTGGGTGACGCGGGTCTTGCCGGCACAGGGTGGGGTGGCGCGTGGAGGTGAGGTGGTCATGCGTGAACCTCGGGCAGAGGAGGAGAGGCGCCCGTGTGTCGGCGCCCCATGAAAAGACGGCGCCCGGTGCAGGTACAGGGGCGGCGGAACCGGAGGTGAGGTGAGTTCAGGTAGGCACGTGGGAGACCGCCTTGCGCTCCTGACGCGGGAGCAGAGTGGGGGCGAGGGGCTCCGCAAGGCGAGTGACCGGACTGGGACCGTGGCGCGACCGTGCCGGACTGAACCCCTGGGCGGGGCGTGACCGGACTTCCCTCAGTTCCTGCGGAGTGCTGCCGGCTGGCAGAACGTGTGGAGTCTACATGGTGTACCTGAAACGGTCAAACCGGCGTTGGGGGTACAGGATATGGTACATGGCGAAGGCCGCCCCTCCTGGCGGAGAAAGCGGCCTCAGGCAAGGGGCAGGTCAGACCTTCACGAACTCCTGCACGCCCATCACGAACATCACCGCGCCGCCCACCGGTACCTCTACCGGGTCATTCACGAGCCCTTCGTTCTGTTCACCCATCGGCACGCTGGGGGCCACCAGGCGGGTGCGGGTCCGGCAGGTGCGCTGCACGTGGCGTTTCAGTTCGTCCAGGCGCTCATCATTCACGCCGATCATCAGCGTCGTGTTGCCTTCGCGCAGGAACCCACCGGTGCTGGCAAGTTTCGTCACCTCGAAGGCGTTCTGCGACAGCACGCGCACCAGCGCGGTCGCGTCGGCATCCTGAATCACAGCCAGCACAAGCTTCATGCCCCGAAGGATACCAGACGGCCGCAGCGGCGCGGTCGGCCACGCCTGAGCCCGGTCGCTACCGGCTGTGCAACAGCCGTGGTCCTCAGCCCGCAGGCTGAGGACCACGGGCGGGGGCGTTCAGGCCGGCGCGTCCGGGTTGGGCATGCTGGCCGAAACGGCCGGGTCCACGCCCGCCTCAAACCGCGCGAAGTTCTCACGGAACATCCGGGCCAGTCGCCGGGCTGTGTCGTCGTAGGCGTCCTGGTCGGCCCAGGCCGCGCGGGGGTTCAGGACGCCCTCTGGGACGCCGGGCACCTGCGTGGGGATATCCAGGTTGAAGAAGGGTTCGCGTTCAAAGGGCACGTCATCCAGGGCGCCGGACAGCGCGGCGCTCAGCATCGCGCGGGTGTGGGCGATGCTCATGCGTCTGCCAGTGCCGTACTTCCCGCCGCTCCAGCCGGTGTTGACCAGCCAGACCGTCGCGCCGCTGTCCTGCACCTTCTGCGCCAGCAGCCGGGCGTACTCGCCGGGGTGACGGGGCATGAAGGGCGCGCCGAAGCAGGTGCTGAAGGTGGGGCTGGGTTCCGTGACCCCGTCTTCCGTTCCTGGGATCTTGGCCGTGAAGCCGCTGATGAACTGGTACATGGTCTGCTCGGGGCTCAGGCGGCTGATGGGCGGCAGCACGCCGTACGCGTCGGCCGTCAGGAACACGATGTGGCGCGGGTGACCGGCGATGGAGCCGGGCTGCACGTTCGTGATCTGGTCGATGGGGTAGGCGCTGCGGGTGTTCTCTGTGAGGGAGCCGTCGCTCAGGTCGGGCACGCCCTGCGCGTCCAGGACGACGTTCTCCAGCACCGTGCCGTACGTTCGCGTCGTGCCGTAGATGGCCGGCTCAGCTTCGGCATTGAGATTGATGACCTTGGCGTAGCAGCCGCCTTCGAAGTTGAAGACGCCGGTGTCCGTCCAGCCGTGCTCGTCGTCCCCGATGAGCTTGCGGGTGGGGTCGGCGCTGAGGGTGGTTTTGCCGGTGCCGCTCAGCCCGAAGAACAGCGCCACGTCCCCGTCGTCCCCCACGTTCGCGGAGCAGTGCATGGGCATGACGCCCTGCTGGGGCAGGAGGTAGTTCAGCACGCCGAAAATGCCTTTCTTGTTCTCACCGGCGTATTGGGTGCCGCCCGCGATGATCATCTTGCGGCTGAAGTTCACGATGATGAACGTGTCGCTGCGCACGCCATCCACGGCCGGATCCGCCCTGAAGGACGGGATATTGAGTACGGTCCAGTCCTCGTGGAAGTCCGCAAGTTCAGCATCGGTGGGCCGCACGAACATGTTGCGGATGAACAGCGAGTGGTAGGCCATCTCGGTAACCATGCGGCAGGC from Deinococcus taeanensis carries:
- a CDS encoding ribonucleotide reductase stimulatory protein — encoded protein: MLLVFDSLTGNVRRFAQAVAREAGGLHVQSVTDPPPAPGQAYLLLTYTFGQGQVPDTTAVFLRAHSAGLRGVVASGSYHWGVNFGRAGDRIAKAYGVPLVARLNKAGSAADRAQVRQWLADHTAPHPGPATAERRTEWTPGLN
- a CDS encoding acyl-CoA thioesterase, which encodes MTTSPPRATPPCAGKTRVTHTVFPAHTNHHGLLFGDEALSLMASAAFIAATRSGRRKAVTRHPDAMACRHPIPQGSLVEPVARVTRTGRTSMTVQVDVFREDLYSDAREPACAGAFTLVALDAAGRTVPAPPLETPDAAGL
- a CDS encoding cyclic-di-AMP receptor, producing the protein MKLVLAVIQDADATALVRVLSQNAFEVTKLASTGGFLREGNTTLMIGVNDERLDELKRHVQRTCRTRTRLVAPSVPMGEQNEGLVNDPVEVPVGGAVMFVMGVQEFVKV
- the pckA gene encoding phosphoenolpyruvate carboxykinase (ATP): MSLTAPSPLADLGIQNATIHLNAGVTDLYGHAIRLGEGEQAATGPLTVRTNKTGRSPKDRFIVEDDLTRDTVWWGGFNTPISPVVFDRLLDKMTRYAEGRELFVQQVFAGTDPRYRVACRMVTEMAYHSLFIRNMFVRPTDAELADFHEDWTVLNIPSFRADPAVDGVRSDTFIIVNFSRKMIIAGGTQYAGENKKGIFGVLNYLLPQQGVMPMHCSANVGDDGDVALFFGLSGTGKTTLSADPTRKLIGDDEHGWTDTGVFNFEGGCYAKVINLNAEAEPAIYGTTRTYGTVLENVVLDAQGVPDLSDGSLTENTRSAYPIDQITNVQPGSIAGHPRHIVFLTADAYGVLPPISRLSPEQTMYQFISGFTAKIPGTEDGVTEPSPTFSTCFGAPFMPRHPGEYARLLAQKVQDSGATVWLVNTGWSGGKYGTGRRMSIAHTRAMLSAALSGALDDVPFEREPFFNLDIPTQVPGVPEGVLNPRAAWADQDAYDDTARRLARMFRENFARFEAGVDPAVSASMPNPDAPA